Proteins from one Capricornis sumatraensis isolate serow.1 chromosome 2, serow.2, whole genome shotgun sequence genomic window:
- the VTI1B gene encoding vesicle transport through interaction with t-SNAREs homolog 1B → MATSAASSEHFEKLHEIFRGLHEDLRGVPERLLGMAGTEEKKKLIRDFDEKQQEANETLAEMEEELRYAPLSFRNPMMSKLRTYRKDLAKLHREVRSTPLTATPGARGDMKYGTYAVENEHMNRLQSQRALLLQGTDSLNRATQSIERSHRIAAETDQIGSEIIEELGEQRDQLERTKSRLVNTSENLSKSRKILRSMSRKVTTNKLLLSIVILLELAILGGLVYYKFFRRH, encoded by the exons ATGGCCACCTCCGCCGCCTCCTCGGAGCATTTCGAGAAACTGCACGAGATCTTCCGAGGCCTCCATGAAGACCTACGAGGGGTGCCGGAGCGGCTCCTGGGGATGGCAGGGACAG AAGAGAAGAAGAAGTTGATCAGAGATTTCGATGAAAAGCAACAGGAAGCAAATGAAACG CTGGCAGAGATGGAAGAGGAACTGCGTTATGCACCCCTATCTTTTCGTAACCCTATGATGTCTAAGCTGCGAACCTACCGGAAGGACCTTGCCAAACTCCATCGGGAAGTGAGAAGTACGCCTTTGACAGCCACTCCTGGGGCCCGAGGAGACATGAAATATGGCACATACGCTGTGGAGAACGAGCATATG AATCGGCTACAGTCTCAAAGGGCATTGCTTCTGCAAGGCACTGACAGCCTGAACCGGGCCACCCAGAGTATTGAGCGTTCTCATCGTATTGCCGCAGAGACTGACCAGATTGGCTCAGAAATCATAGAAGAGCTGGGGGAGCAACGTGACCAGTTGGAACGTACCAAGAGTAGA CTGGTAAATACAAGTGAAAACTTGAGCAAAAGTCGGAAGATTCTCCGCTCAATGTCCagaaa AGTGACAACCAACAAGCTGCTACTTTCCATCGTCATCTTACTGGAGCTAGCCAttctgggaggcctggtgtattaCAAATTCTTTCGCAGGCATTAA